CACGCTCGCCTGCGCGGCGGTGGACGACGCGACGGCGTGGTGCATCCTGGCCGGCGTGGTGCTCGTGGTGCGCACGGGGGCGCACGGCCATCCGCTGTGGCTCACCGTGGGCGGCACGCTGGCCTTCGCGGCGGTGATGCTCTTCGGCGTTCGGCACCTGCTCGCGCGCCTGGAGACGGCGTTCCTGCGCCGCGGCGAGGTCACGCAGGACATGCTGGGCGCCGTGGTGCTGGCCGCGCTCGCGTCGGCGTTCGTGACCGAGTGGCTGGGCATCCACGCGCTCTTCGGCGCGTTCATGCTGGGGGCGGTGATGCCCAAGGACGAGGCGTTCGTGCGCGCCCTGGCGCACAAGCTGGAGGACGTGACGGTCGTGCTCCTCCTCCCGCTCTTCTTCGCGTTCACGGGGCTGCGCACGCGCATAGGCCTGGTGAGCGGGTGGGAGATGTGGGGCTGCTGCGCGCTGATCGTGGCGGTCGCCGTTGCGGGCAAGTTCGGCGGCTCGTCGCTGGCGGCGCGCCTCACGGGCATGTCGTGGCGCGAGGCCGGCGCGCTGGGCGTGCTGATGAACACGCGCGGGCTGATGGAGCTGGTCATCCTCAACGTGGGGCTGGACATCGGCGTGATCTCGCCAGCGCTGTTCGCGATGATGGTGATCATGGCGCTCGTCACCACCTTCGCCACGTCGCCGCTGCTGGACCGCATCTACCCCGCCGCGCTCGTCGCCCGCGAGAAGGAGGGCGCCGCGGAGGCACGGCCGGAACCTGAGCCCGCCCTCGTCTGACCTCGCCCCCTGGCTGATGGATCGTGGCGGTGCGATGGTGGCGCCGCGATCATCCGTGCTCCGGCTCTGCGTCCGCCGCCGGCGTGGATGCGATGCGTCCACGCGACCGCTCCGGGCCGGCCATGTCTCGGTTGAAAAGATGGGTGTCCGCCCCGGCGAGTGAGTAGAATGATGCGGCCGATCGGACCCGCCCGGGGCCGCTGCATCCTTCAACCGCAATCGGGGAGACGCACATGAAGAAGCTGAGGCTGGACCTGGAGGGCGTGTCTGTGGAGTCGTTCGAGACGGGCGACGCCGCCCCGCCGCGCGGCACCGTGCGCGGGCAGATCAGCATCGCCGCGAGCTGCTACGACACCGACTGCTGCTCCGACGTGAGCGACTGCTGCCCGGCGAACACGTCGTTCTGCAGCCAGCAGTGGACGAACTGCTGCCCCACCGGCATCACGTGCCCCGGCGGCAACTCGTGCGCGCAGACGTGCCACACGGGCGTGTGCATCTGCCTGTAATCTCCGGGCGCCGACCGGGCGGGACGAAGGGCGCTCCACGCGGGGCGCCCTTCGCGTTCTCGTTAGGTGTGTGAAGCGCCGCGCCGCGTCTCATCATCCGTATCCGTCGCATCCCGCCGATGCGACACGGAGTGCAGGGAAGGAGAGCGTCGGGATGCGCGGCGGGGATGGATCGACGTGCGTGCCGTTCGCCATCGTCGTCGGCGCGTGCGGAGGTGGCCCGTCGGGGAGGGGCGACGGTTGACACATCTCCAATGCAGGCGCTAGTTTTACACGCTTGTGGCCGGACGCGGCGGAACGTCGTCCCGCCGCTCCGGAGCGCCCGCACGCGGGCCGCGCAGACCGTCTCCCGGCGCACGGCCCCCGTGCCGCGCCCTCTCCATCCGCAAACGCAGGCGCCGGCGTCCGCACGCTGTCCGTGCCGCAACACCCGACCCGAGGATCTCCATGGCTTCGTCGACCGTCGCCTCCCGCACCCCCCGCCCGCGCCACACGGTGGACAACGACGACGCGGTGATGGCCCGCGCCCTCGCCTTCTCCACCTGGGCCCGCAACAACGCGCGCGTGATCCTGTACACGGCGGCGGCGGTGCTCCTGGCGGCCGGCGCCGCGCTGTACGTGCGGTACTACCGCGCCGAGCGGCAGGCCGCGGCCGCGACCGACTTCATGGAAGTCCAGCAGAAGGTCACCACCGAGGCCACGCCGCAGGCCGTGAAGGACCTGAACGCCTTCATCGGCAAGCACGACGGCACCAACGAGGCCGACGAGGCGCGCCTGGCGCTGGCCGAGCTGCACCTGCGCGGCAACGACGCCAAGGCCGCCCTGCCGCCCCTGCGCGAGGTGGCCGGCCGCTCGGGCTCGCCGCTCTCCATCCAGGGCGGCATGATGCTGGCCGCGGCGCAGGCCCAGGCCGGCGACCTCGCCGCCGCCGAGAAG
This region of Longimicrobiaceae bacterium genomic DNA includes:
- a CDS encoding cation:proton antiporter, producing the protein MGFLNALSQLGLLVFMFLVGLELNPKLLRGKGHTAVVTSHVSIAAPFFLGSLLALFLYPRLSDAGVGFTGFALFMGAAMSVTAFPVLARILTERGLMRTRVGSVTLACAAVDDATAWCILAGVVLVVRTGAHGHPLWLTVGGTLAFAAVMLFGVRHLLARLETAFLRRGEVTQDMLGAVVLAALASAFVTEWLGIHALFGAFMLGAVMPKDEAFVRALAHKLEDVTVVLLLPLFFAFTGLRTRIGLVSGWEMWGCCALIVAVAVAGKFGGSSLAARLTGMSWREAGALGVLMNTRGLMELVILNVGLDIGVISPALFAMMVIMALVTTFATSPLLDRIYPAALVAREKEGAAEARPEPEPALV
- a CDS encoding tetratricopeptide repeat protein, with product MASSTVASRTPRPRHTVDNDDAVMARALAFSTWARNNARVILYTAAAVLLAAGAALYVRYYRAERQAAAATDFMEVQQKVTTEATPQAVKDLNAFIGKHDGTNEADEARLALAELHLRGNDAKAALPPLREVAGRSGSPLSIQGGMMLAAAQAQAGDLAAAEKTYLDTGDRGTLDFQRMEAWNEAALLREQAGNWKGAAELYEKMVPLTDKGSLERSITEMRLAEARGHAAGK